The DNA region GCAGAAGCCCCGGAAATTCCGGGGCTTCAACGTGATTAAAATATGAAATAACCTACTCTCTTAAACAGTTAGAATAGTGGGTTTCATGGTGATTTTTGATTTCACTGAGTTGGAAATCAAGCAAGCTGCTTCTGATTTTTGAAGCACCCGTTCTGCTTTTTCTTTGTCTGCCTCATTCACGATCGTTACGGTCGGTTCCAGAATCACCTCGGTCATCAGGAATTTTCCTTCCACCTGCTCGAGTTTTCCGGAGGATTTACATTTAAAGCCGGTGAATTCAAGTCGCGAATTTTCTGCAATCGCAAGAAAGGTCGTCATCAGACAGCTCGAAACTGCAGCGGTGAAAAGATGTTCCGGAGACCAGATATTCTCAACTCCTTTCGGAAACTGCGGCGGAGTTGCGATTTCTACTTTCTCTGAAAGTTCTGGAGAAGACATTT from Chryseobacterium suipulveris includes:
- a CDS encoding OsmC family protein translates to MDPHFYTIDINWKNDRLGEMSSPELSEKVEIATPPQFPKGVENIWSPEHLFTAAVSSCLMTTFLAIAENSRLEFTGFKCKSSGKLEQVEGKFLMTEVILEPTVTIVNEADKEKAERVLQKSEAACLISNSVKSKITMKPTILTV